A region from the Vespula pensylvanica isolate Volc-1 chromosome 9, ASM1446617v1, whole genome shotgun sequence genome encodes:
- the LOC122631550 gene encoding DNA translocase FtsK-like — protein MKLQIFLITVLPVCLAQFTIQGASDGNRVSQGLRYSEEKGIEYTDQSASLGAGDFTIQGATDGNSDFKIQGATDGHSNFQIQGPSQGAISTFNVQPPTDGHSQSIIRGPYDANQQAATKSLQYNDPSGLRVNWKSYNHDRQPRLHQAQTEAHYAEPAAQRAPPPVQHRPPVQPPIQQPSYRPYNDAPAQIKQLLQFQAQIPYVNAIPEQFRYDHLAAAQAQAQQVQAKFQQEAPTPEYRGTKPRGGPSRHRRQAPQHPQHPQAQQPVQQPQYRRLSQPPTEPAPQYSTNLPNNLQALLKYQAQIPYNIIANQIRYVPDKPYVPQPIQQPNTQAAQPAQYQGQGDHYQGQASTYTQSQINTYQDYPQEQTAAYYGQGQGVRPVTENHQY, from the exons ATTTTCCTGATTACCGTTCTTCCGGTATGCCTGGCACAATTCACTATTCAGGGAGCCAGCGACGGGAATCGGGTCTCTCAAGGTCTTAGGTATAGCGAGGAGAAAGGGATCGAGTATACCGATCAAAGTG caTCGTTAGGAGCTGGCGATTTTACGATTCAAGGTGCAACCGATGGCAATTCGGATTTCAAAATCCAAGGTGCTACCGATGGACATTCAAATTTCCAAATTCAAGGCCCTTCTCAAGGTGCCATATCTACGTTCAACGTTCAACCACCTACCGATGGACACAGTCAATCGATTATTCGAGGACCATACGATGCGAATCAGCAGGCTGCGACGAAATCTCTTCAGTACAACGATCCCAGTG GATTAAGAGTCAATTGGAAATCATACAATCACGATCGACAACCGAGATTACATCAGGCACAAACGGAAGCACATTATGCCGAGCCAGCTGCCCAACGAGCTCCACCTCCGGTTCAACATCGTCCACCAGTTCAACCACCAATTCAACAACCTTCTTACAGACCTTACAACGATGCACCAGCTCAGATCAAACAGTTGCTTCAATTCCAAGCTCAAATACCATACGTCAATGCCATACCCGAACAGTTTAG ATACGATCATTTGGCAGCTGCACAAGCACAGGCACAGCAAGTACAAGCTAAATTCCAACAAGAGGCTCCAACTCCGGAATATCGTGGTACCAAACCTCGTGGAGGTCCATCCAGACACCGAAGACAAGCACCTCAACATCCTCAACATCCTCAAGCTCAACAACCAGTTCAACAGCCACAGTATAGAAGATTATCTCAACCACCGACCGAACCTGCTCCTCAATATTCAACAAACTTGCCTAACAATTTGCAGGCGTTGCTGAAGTATCAAGCACAAATACCCTACAATATAATCGCCAATCAAATCAGATACGTTCCCGATAAGCCTTACGTACCGCAACCGATTCAACAGCCGAATACTCAAGCTGCCCAACCAGCTCAATATCAAGGCCAAGGTGACCATTATCAAGGTCAAGCGAGCACGTACACACAATCACAGATAAACACCTACCAGGATTATCCGCAGGAACAAACAGCTGCTTATTATGGTCAGGGACAAGGAGTACGTCCTGTCACAGAAAATCATCAGTACTAA